The following are from one region of the Paenibacillus sp. JZ16 genome:
- a CDS encoding spore germination protein yields the protein MKQHDHENKKTLDPAETSTNRFSGNFALDLELVRTKIGHNSDVQFREFYIGGTGIGAAIIYVDGLSDKELIDQHIMKSLMVSFSEKNNQDPSLVQGVLSKELIKNQVLTISEVTETQHVNDLTSKILTGSTALLVDGLQHVLILGTTKGKSRSIEEPSSEPLVRGPRVGFTESLRDNTALLRQHGDNNNLSIIKFQVGQSSKKELVIAYITDMADPALVEEVQKRIQKINIDDVPESGYVEQLIEDNYLSPFTQVQNTERPDRVYSALMEGRVAILLDGTPFALIVPISFSMMLHSPEDYYDRWLPTFLIRLLRYFAAFISLFGPSLYISFVSFHQGLIPTKLALSIMGTREGVPFPALIEALIMEVAIEILREGGLRLPKPIGPAMGIVGGLVIGEAAVQAGIVSPIMVIVVALTAISSFAIPQYSAGITFRMLRFIAMFFAAVFGLYGVVLFFLFFCSHLVRLESFGVPFVTPIVPYRVSDWKDFMIRMPLVKMKRRREAIHRKDSIRKG from the coding sequence ATGAAACAACATGACCATGAAAACAAAAAAACATTGGATCCTGCTGAAACCTCAACAAACCGTTTTTCGGGGAACTTCGCCTTGGATCTTGAACTGGTAAGAACTAAGATCGGCCATAACTCGGATGTGCAATTTAGGGAGTTTTACATTGGAGGCACAGGCATTGGTGCGGCCATCATTTACGTAGACGGACTGTCGGATAAAGAGCTCATCGACCAGCACATTATGAAATCGCTTATGGTGAGCTTCTCCGAAAAAAACAATCAGGATCCATCTCTTGTGCAAGGGGTCCTCTCTAAAGAGTTGATTAAAAATCAAGTTCTTACCATTAGTGAAGTAACAGAAACACAACATGTTAATGACTTAACGTCCAAGATATTGACAGGTTCGACTGCACTGTTAGTGGATGGATTGCAGCATGTGCTCATTCTTGGTACGACCAAAGGGAAATCGCGCAGTATTGAAGAACCGTCTTCTGAACCATTGGTTAGAGGCCCACGGGTAGGTTTCACAGAATCGTTACGTGATAATACCGCTCTTTTACGACAGCATGGTGACAACAACAACTTATCCATCATTAAGTTTCAAGTAGGGCAAAGTTCAAAAAAAGAACTTGTCATCGCTTATATCACAGATATGGCTGATCCTGCTTTGGTGGAAGAGGTCCAGAAAAGAATCCAAAAAATAAATATAGATGATGTACCGGAATCAGGCTATGTAGAACAGCTGATCGAGGATAATTACCTTAGTCCTTTTACCCAAGTACAGAATACGGAGCGTCCCGACCGCGTTTACAGTGCCTTGATGGAAGGACGAGTAGCGATCTTGTTAGATGGGACGCCTTTCGCTTTGATCGTTCCAATTTCATTTAGTATGATGCTGCACTCACCAGAGGACTATTATGATCGTTGGTTACCTACATTTCTCATCCGCCTGTTGCGTTATTTTGCGGCTTTTATATCGCTATTTGGACCCTCCTTGTACATTTCGTTTGTATCGTTTCACCAAGGATTGATCCCAACCAAACTGGCCTTGTCGATCATGGGCACGAGGGAAGGCGTACCGTTTCCCGCACTCATCGAAGCACTGATCATGGAAGTAGCAATCGAAATTTTGCGGGAAGGTGGGCTGCGATTACCTAAACCCATTGGTCCGGCCATGGGGATCGTTGGTGGTCTGGTGATAGGAGAAGCAGCCGTACAAGCGGGGATTGTCAGTCCAATTATGGTGATCGTGGTGGCGTTAACCGCCATTTCTTCCTTTGCCATCCCTCAATACAGCGCTGGAATTACGTTTCGTATGCTTCGTTTTATAGCCATGTTTTTCGCTGCAGTGTTTGGATTATACGGGGTCGTTCTGTTTTTCCTTTTCTTTTGCAGCCATTTAGTAAGGTTGGAGAGTTTTGGTGTTCCCTTTGTCACCCCTATCGTTCCATATCGAGTAAGCGATTGGAAAGACTTTATGATTCGTATGCCACTCGTGAAGATGAAACGCCGTCGGGAGGCGATACACCGGAAAGACTCCATCCGTAAAGGCTAG
- a CDS encoding lipid II flippase Amj family protein, with product MLQSLIVVFVLTMVIHTAETLSYSARYAGVKLNKIAVALSLTGIIVLVSRTSNLVQAPLTAKFVDYAKLDPSFDVLSYFRAILLAASIGTIVAIALFPTFVNLFSRVISKLEVAGSIPKLVSSVTIGQLKNTRHYIRKPNLKWSQFRYLGVPKRFIILNIVVTAFYTVGVLSSLYAAHLIPQYSTTASQASGLINGIATIILTIFIDPQLGLITDKATRNEEARDQLGKVYTMLMVSRFFGTMLAQLVIIPAAYVISEIVKWI from the coding sequence ATGCTACAGAGCTTGATCGTTGTGTTTGTGCTGACGATGGTTATTCATACGGCCGAAACCTTGTCGTACTCCGCAAGGTATGCCGGAGTGAAGCTAAACAAGATCGCTGTTGCATTATCGTTGACGGGGATTATTGTGCTGGTTTCCCGAACGTCCAACTTAGTTCAAGCTCCGCTGACAGCCAAGTTTGTTGATTATGCCAAGTTGGATCCTTCATTTGATGTGCTCTCTTATTTCAGGGCGATTCTGTTAGCCGCCTCGATCGGAACCATTGTTGCAATCGCATTGTTTCCCACCTTTGTCAATCTGTTCAGCAGAGTCATCAGCAAGCTGGAGGTCGCCGGATCGATTCCGAAGCTGGTATCCAGTGTGACCATTGGACAGCTTAAGAACACAAGGCATTACATAAGAAAACCCAACTTGAAATGGAGTCAGTTTCGTTACTTAGGAGTACCTAAACGGTTTATTATCCTGAATATTGTGGTTACGGCTTTTTACACCGTAGGTGTCCTGTCATCCCTGTATGCAGCTCACCTCATTCCTCAGTACAGCACCACAGCATCTCAGGCATCCGGGTTAATCAACGGAATCGCGACCATTATTTTAACGATATTTATTGATCCCCAGCTTGGTTTGATTACCGATAAGGCGACTCGGAACGAGGAAGCGAGGGATCAGCTTGGCAAAGTATATACGATGCTGATGGTTTCAAGGTTTTTTGGGACCATGCTGGCACAGCTCGTGATCATTCCAGCCGCTTATGTAATCAGCGAGATTGTGAAGTGGATATAA
- a CDS encoding Gfo/Idh/MocA family protein: MKTLSVGIIGTGFGGTVHAPILQLHPGMEVKSIASVHRQRTEDRSWNGIPYYRNWRDMLESEPLDLVSIVSAPVHHYEMTMLALQSGYHVLTEKPLGMNTEQTLQMWRASEQVDRQAFVNFQWRWTPIRQRIKHMLQGKELGDIQHIKYTGSFSGHSVLSNSYRGWEARSEDGGGFLFAIGSHMVDSLLWWMDEEITEVYGDLRTQVPAYNGDAGLELRDADDAFTFTGCFKGGASFLADVFFPGIRGAGWTLEIYGTKGTLVMRNDHTLECSFGGAFDSIPMDPFDPPANLEAPAVPYYNGFYQMIDGIYQSITANRLLLNMPNFEDGHKVQAVLDAIRLSSVTHSRVSVDYGSMIRNG, encoded by the coding sequence ATGAAGACATTGTCGGTAGGGATCATAGGGACCGGATTTGGCGGTACTGTTCATGCTCCCATTCTTCAACTGCACCCGGGGATGGAGGTGAAATCCATTGCCAGTGTGCATCGACAGCGCACGGAGGACCGCTCGTGGAATGGAATTCCGTATTACAGGAACTGGCGTGACATGCTGGAGAGTGAACCGTTAGATCTGGTCTCGATTGTATCGGCGCCCGTCCATCATTATGAAATGACGATGCTCGCCCTCCAGTCCGGCTATCATGTCCTGACGGAGAAGCCTCTGGGCATGAATACGGAGCAAACGTTACAGATGTGGAGAGCGTCAGAACAGGTGGATCGACAAGCTTTCGTTAATTTTCAATGGAGATGGACACCGATTCGGCAACGAATCAAGCACATGTTGCAAGGTAAAGAACTCGGAGACATACAGCATATCAAATATACAGGGAGCTTTTCCGGCCACTCCGTACTGTCTAATTCTTACCGGGGATGGGAAGCGCGCAGCGAGGATGGCGGTGGATTCCTGTTTGCGATCGGTTCGCATATGGTAGATTCCCTCTTGTGGTGGATGGACGAAGAAATTACGGAAGTGTACGGCGACCTGAGAACCCAGGTTCCGGCCTATAACGGAGATGCAGGGCTTGAGCTTAGGGATGCTGATGATGCCTTTACCTTCACAGGGTGTTTTAAGGGAGGAGCTTCTTTCCTTGCGGATGTATTTTTTCCGGGAATCCGCGGAGCGGGCTGGACGTTAGAGATCTACGGGACGAAGGGGACGCTGGTGATGCGAAATGATCATACCCTCGAATGCAGCTTCGGCGGGGCGTTTGACTCTATCCCGATGGATCCGTTTGACCCGCCGGCTAACCTGGAAGCCCCGGCAGTGCCCTATTATAACGGTTTCTATCAGATGATAGACGGCATATATCAGAGCATAACTGCAAACCGATTATTGTTGAATATGCCGAATTTCGAGGATGGCCACAAGGTACAAGCTGTTCTGGATGCGATTCGTCTTTCGTCCGTTACACACAGCCGAGTCAGCGTTGATTATGGATCCATGATTCGAAATGGGTAA
- a CDS encoding sugar phosphate isomerase/epimerase, with amino-acid sequence MTPRRLQIGMWDHFTEDRWEELADKFISGMEICCFSNREELLQVSDFCCSQRIAFGVHAPILGDAGYRLPQVNAPEAGIFQEALEQISTEVQLASSVGADYMLFHYPFYPVFQEPFTPYPRLPDSAHRYSYNQLSKTKFRDISKRLFEFLCELQLRYGQHIVLEHDFFGDYEDVFVDSFHDYPDIGFVLDTARLDITRRAFRGFDPYHFLDRMASRVYLVHYSNVFYDEDKFTHHLPVLPEHDHDVNYGDAHAYMRYLADRNSQFHVTFEHKASLITRQQLHQIYSRTALMLEEQGGHVLIR; translated from the coding sequence ATGACTCCGAGGCGCTTACAGATCGGAATGTGGGATCATTTTACCGAAGATCGATGGGAGGAGCTTGCAGACAAGTTTATCAGCGGGATGGAAATTTGCTGTTTTTCGAATCGGGAGGAATTATTGCAGGTCAGCGATTTTTGCTGCAGCCAGCGGATCGCTTTCGGTGTGCATGCTCCGATACTGGGCGACGCTGGATATCGATTGCCTCAAGTTAATGCACCGGAGGCCGGGATTTTCCAGGAAGCACTTGAACAAATCTCGACTGAGGTTCAGTTAGCCTCCAGTGTGGGCGCAGATTATATGCTGTTCCATTATCCATTCTATCCGGTATTTCAGGAGCCCTTTACTCCGTATCCGAGACTTCCCGATTCCGCACATCGTTATAGTTACAACCAATTGAGCAAAACAAAATTCCGGGACATTTCCAAGCGGTTATTTGAGTTTCTTTGTGAGCTGCAGCTCCGCTACGGGCAGCACATTGTACTGGAGCATGATTTTTTTGGTGATTACGAGGATGTGTTTGTAGATAGCTTTCACGATTATCCTGACATCGGGTTTGTGCTGGATACGGCCAGACTTGATATTACCCGCAGGGCCTTTCGCGGGTTTGACCCGTATCATTTTCTGGATCGGATGGCATCCCGGGTATATTTGGTCCATTACAGCAACGTATTTTATGATGAGGACAAGTTCACGCATCACCTGCCTGTCCTGCCGGAGCATGATCATGATGTGAATTACGGAGATGCCCACGCTTATATGCGGTATCTTGCAGATCGCAATTCACAGTTTCATGTAACGTTTGAACATAAAGCCAGTCTCATAACCCGCCAGCAGCTGCACCAGATTTATAGCCGGACGGCTTTGATGCTGGAAGAGCAGGGAGGGCACGTACTAATCCGGTAG